Proteins encoded within one genomic window of Methanobrevibacter ruminantium:
- a CDS encoding CDP-2,3-bis-(O-geranylgeranyl)-sn-glycerol synthase, giving the protein MEIEIFKLLIGILGAVYFMLPAYVANLSGLAFGGGTPVDGGKEYKDGRRLIGNGVTWKGFINGTILGTIVGGILGIIGSFYGDLNVLTSGVIALPVYGSIIGGLTLGFLMAFGALLGDLVGSFIKRRMGLQSGEPAPIMDQLDFVAGALILSLLVVKISWEFFIIIAVLTLILHLGSNMIAYLLGIKDVWY; this is encoded by the coding sequence ATGGAAATTGAAATTTTTAAATTACTGATAGGCATTTTAGGTGCAGTTTACTTTATGCTACCTGCTTATGTCGCTAACCTTAGTGGCCTTGCCTTTGGTGGCGGAACACCAGTTGATGGTGGAAAGGAATATAAGGATGGACGTAGGCTTATTGGTAATGGCGTAACTTGGAAAGGCTTCATTAATGGTACAATTCTTGGAACCATAGTTGGTGGGATATTAGGAATCATTGGTAGCTTTTATGGAGATTTAAATGTCTTGACTAGTGGAGTAATAGCCCTTCCAGTATATGGCAGCATAATCGGTGGTTTGACCTTAGGGTTCCTAATGGCTTTCGGTGCATTGTTAGGTGATTTAGTTGGAAGTTTCATAAAAAGAAGAATGGGTCTTCAAAGCGGTGAGCCAGCTCCTATAATGGACCAATTGGATTTTGTAGCAGGTGCATTGATATTAAGCTTATTGGTCGTTAAAATCAGTTGGGAATTTTTCATTATAATTGCTGTTTTAACTCTTATTTTGCATTTAGGCTCTAATATGATTGCTTATTTGCTCGGAATTAAGGATGTTTGGTATTAA
- a CDS encoding beta-ribofuranosylaminobenzene 5'-phosphate synthase — protein sequence MIIRAPSRLHMSLIDLNGSYKRIDGGIGLALNDPQFVLESEETNEKGFTLEFADGIREDSREECIEKIPNAAEKIAKICDIESGFHFKVLEAYPAHSGLGSGTQIAVCTAHLMTETAGLKFTSRELSTMVGRGGTSGIGTFAHDLGGFIVDGGHSLEEKPGFLPSSASKAKPATLIARYEFPEEWNILLAMPEVEEHMHDQQEVNVFQTYCPIPKTEVEQVSHLILMNLLPFLLEKDIVNFGWAIKELQKVGFNKLEHSLDPHYLPTMQALDDAGAYGTGISSFGPTLYTVFDDDNKDIVKAAEEIVGKDKVKVTKAQNHGYVIEK from the coding sequence ATGATTATTAGAGCACCTTCAAGATTACATATGTCTCTTATTGATTTAAACGGATCCTATAAGAGAATTGATGGTGGTATAGGTCTCGCACTTAACGATCCACAATTTGTTTTAGAAAGTGAAGAAACCAATGAAAAAGGATTTACCTTAGAATTTGCTGATGGCATTAGAGAGGATTCCAGAGAAGAATGTATAGAAAAGATTCCAAATGCTGCAGAAAAAATTGCAAAGATTTGTGATATTGAATCTGGATTCCATTTTAAAGTTTTAGAAGCTTATCCTGCTCACTCCGGATTAGGTTCCGGTACTCAAATTGCAGTTTGTACTGCTCACTTGATGACTGAAACTGCAGGACTTAAATTTACAAGCAGAGAATTAAGTACTATGGTCGGCAGAGGAGGAACCTCTGGTATTGGTACTTTTGCACATGACTTAGGTGGATTTATTGTTGATGGTGGACACAGTTTAGAAGAGAAACCTGGATTCTTGCCATCTTCTGCATCTAAAGCAAAACCTGCTACATTGATTGCAAGATATGAGTTCCCTGAAGAATGGAACATTTTGCTTGCTATGCCTGAAGTTGAAGAGCATATGCATGACCAACAGGAAGTAAATGTTTTCCAAACATACTGTCCAATTCCAAAAACTGAAGTGGAACAGGTTTCACATTTGATCTTAATGAACTTGCTTCCATTCTTGCTTGAAAAAGACATCGTTAACTTTGGTTGGGCAATTAAGGAACTTCAAAAAGTTGGTTTCAATAAACTTGAACACAGTTTAGATCCACATTACTTGCCTACTATGCAAGCGCTTGACGATGCAGGGGCTTATGGTACTGGTATCAGTTCATTTGGCCCTACCTTATACACTGTCTTCGATGATGACAATAAGGATATCGTAAAGGCAGCAGAAGAGATTGTAGGTAAGGATAAGGTAAAAGTAACCAAAGCACAAAACCACGGTTATGTAATTGAAAAATAG
- the tes gene encoding tetraether lipid synthase Tes, which translates to MHIKNTTSLCPICLKPLEAEVYEEDGKVWIKKECPEHGEFNNTYWSDAELYNRIDQVDSITQDLENPMVEKVAKCPSNCGICSEHESYTVLGLIDVTNRCNLKCPICFANAATSKKLFEPTQDEIRQMLRNLRSEKPVPAPAIQYAGGEPTVRKDLPDLIRMAREEGFNHTQIATNGIRIAKKEGYAQELKDAGLNTVYLQFDGVTEEPYLIARSKNLLDVKLEAIEKCRQAGLGVVIVPTVVKGVNDQQVGDIIRFAIENIDIIHGVNFQPVSFSGRTPSDQVEEQRITIPDFLNLVDEQTEGQISKDDFYSATSVQPVSEFIGALRNEEPPVTLNCHQHCGSATYIFIEDGKIIPITRFIDIDKFLAFLNKYTEKLESGSFAIKSRIFASAAKNFNKIFKEEEAPAGLDMKKIIFDIFKDQSYDALGEFHVNSLLISCMHFMDPFNFDTDRVKDCVIHYAVPDGRVIPFCTMNSMYRQGIEDEFSVPLNQKMTEFNDKTGEEEEDED; encoded by the coding sequence ATGCATATTAAAAATACAACTAGTTTATGCCCTATCTGCCTCAAGCCTTTAGAAGCTGAGGTTTATGAAGAGGACGGTAAAGTCTGGATTAAAAAAGAATGTCCAGAACATGGGGAATTTAATAATACTTATTGGAGTGATGCAGAGTTATACAACAGAATCGATCAAGTTGACTCAATCACTCAAGACTTAGAAAATCCTATGGTGGAGAAAGTTGCAAAATGTCCTTCAAATTGTGGTATCTGTTCAGAGCATGAATCTTACACAGTTTTAGGATTAATTGATGTAACAAACAGATGCAATTTAAAATGCCCTATCTGTTTTGCAAATGCAGCAACTTCCAAAAAATTATTTGAACCTACTCAAGATGAAATCCGTCAAATGCTCAGGAACTTAAGAAGCGAAAAGCCAGTTCCTGCTCCAGCTATTCAATATGCTGGTGGTGAACCAACTGTAAGAAAGGATTTGCCTGATTTAATTAGAATGGCTAGGGAAGAAGGATTCAATCATACTCAAATTGCTACCAATGGTATTAGAATTGCTAAAAAAGAAGGTTATGCTCAAGAATTAAAAGATGCGGGATTAAACACTGTTTACTTACAATTTGATGGTGTAACTGAAGAGCCTTATTTAATAGCAAGAAGCAAAAACTTATTGGATGTTAAATTGGAAGCTATTGAAAAATGTAGACAAGCAGGTTTAGGTGTTGTAATTGTACCTACTGTTGTAAAAGGTGTTAATGACCAACAAGTTGGAGACATTATCAGATTTGCTATTGAAAACATTGATATTATTCATGGTGTCAATTTCCAACCTGTTTCATTCTCTGGAAGAACTCCATCTGACCAAGTTGAAGAGCAAAGAATCACTATTCCTGACTTCTTGAATTTAGTGGATGAACAAACTGAAGGCCAAATCTCCAAAGATGATTTCTATTCAGCTACCTCTGTACAACCTGTATCTGAATTTATCGGAGCTTTAAGAAATGAAGAGCCTCCAGTAACCTTAAACTGTCACCAACACTGTGGTTCAGCTACTTACATATTTATTGAAGATGGTAAAATCATTCCTATTACAAGATTCATTGATATTGATAAGTTCTTAGCATTCCTTAACAAATACACTGAAAAATTGGAATCCGGTTCATTTGCAATCAAGTCCAGAATTTTTGCAAGTGCTGCTAAAAACTTCAATAAAATCTTTAAGGAAGAAGAAGCGCCAGCTGGTTTGGATATGAAAAAGATCATTTTCGATATCTTTAAAGACCAATCTTATGATGCTTTAGGTGAATTCCATGTAAACTCATTACTCATTTCATGTATGCATTTCATGGACCCATTTAACTTCGACACGGATAGGGTAAAAGACTGTGTTATTCACTATGCAGTGCCTGATGGAAGAGTCATTCCATTCTGTACCATGAACTCAATGTACAGACAAGGCATTGAAGATGAATTCTCAGTTCCATTAAATCAGAAAATGACTGAGTTCAATGACAAGACTGGAGAGGAAGAGGAAGATGAAGATTAG
- a CDS encoding ATP-grasp domain-containing protein has translation MLDLKDVNDDSILVFEYFTASGVEDLSIVSEAVELIRSLVTDLKDEDIFVLLAKQFEDIFDDFDFDIKTVVIEEALEDWIEREAYVFDRAMFIAAENDNNLYNLTKLLESKDIKVYGSDHFAVSLASDKYETFDYLANRIPQPMTYNILLNKKTYWKRAIQIFFDTINGDYGDGSNDNAVPIMQKPKDIPVLNNSDKDIVKENKLIAKPRFGVDCDDIKIIASKKDIDELEEIYGDGSRFIVQPYIEGDVCSVCLISDGKNVLPISLNKQIVEIDENGGEYLGGYVPYDHPLKEKVFNHAKIACEYVPGLKGFVGIDFIIEDDYIYLLEINSRFTTSYVGLQKIININIAKTIIDLIDKRVSVDDIGEITYSSKASFYKNDEGILEIRIEN, from the coding sequence ATGCTTGATTTAAAAGATGTGAATGATGATTCAATATTGGTGTTTGAATACTTTACTGCTTCTGGCGTAGAAGATTTATCAATAGTTTCAGAAGCTGTAGAGTTGATAAGATCACTTGTAACTGATTTGAAGGATGAGGACATTTTTGTTTTGCTTGCAAAACAGTTTGAAGACATCTTTGATGACTTTGACTTTGATATAAAAACTGTAGTTATTGAAGAAGCTCTTGAGGATTGGATTGAAAGGGAAGCTTATGTATTTGATAGGGCCATGTTCATTGCAGCTGAAAATGACAATAATCTATACAATTTAACTAAATTGCTTGAATCCAAGGATATAAAGGTTTACGGCAGTGACCATTTTGCAGTGAGCCTTGCATCTGACAAATACGAAACCTTTGATTATTTGGCAAACAGAATACCTCAGCCAATGACTTACAATATTCTCTTGAATAAGAAGACCTATTGGAAAAGAGCTATTCAAATATTCTTTGACACTATAAATGGTGATTATGGTGATGGCAGCAATGATAATGCGGTTCCTATCATGCAAAAGCCTAAAGACATTCCGGTATTGAATAATTCTGATAAGGATATCGTTAAAGAGAATAAGCTCATTGCAAAGCCACGTTTTGGTGTGGACTGTGATGACATTAAGATAATTGCTTCAAAAAAGGATATTGATGAATTGGAGGAAATATATGGTGACGGTTCCAGATTCATCGTTCAGCCATACATTGAAGGGGACGTTTGCAGTGTTTGTTTAATCAGTGACGGCAAAAATGTTCTTCCTATAAGCTTGAATAAGCAAATAGTTGAAATTGATGAAAATGGCGGAGAATATCTTGGAGGATATGTTCCATATGATCATCCTTTGAAGGAAAAAGTCTTTAACCATGCAAAAATTGCATGTGAATATGTTCCCGGACTAAAAGGTTTTGTGGGAATTGATTTCATTATTGAAGATGATTACATTTATCTTTTGGAGATTAACTCAAGGTTCACCACTTCATATGTGGGACTTCAAAAAATAATCAATATCAACATAGCTAAAACAATCATTGATTTGATTGATAAAAGGGTAAGTGTTGATGATATTGGTGAAATAACTTATAGTTCAAAAGCAAGTTTCTATAAGAATGATGAAGGAATTTTAGAAATAAGAATAGAAAATTAA
- a CDS encoding HVO_0476 family zinc finger protein → MVCPVCGSDEAVILKNKLIKGKNKEIREFLLKCDECGSVYNERISQDNPKPFRLIISEHEDTHKIFIELFPDEQLTVGDFLMSELGKVKITSLELEGEKRVKKAIAKDVKTIWASSEEIPARFGVSIDLHGKVASFKCETERDFKIAVDDILKIDKYVARVHVIKTEERKTTKGYAKAKVIKRVYAKPVKFNHYDYDLTKFIVQAKPLNKHKS, encoded by the coding sequence ATGGTTTGTCCAGTTTGCGGATCTGATGAAGCAGTCATCTTAAAGAATAAGCTTATCAAAGGCAAAAATAAGGAAATCAGAGAATTCCTATTGAAATGCGATGAATGCGGGTCTGTTTATAATGAAAGAATTTCTCAGGATAATCCAAAACCATTCAGATTAATTATTAGTGAACATGAAGATACTCATAAGATATTCATTGAATTATTCCCTGATGAACAACTAACTGTTGGGGATTTCTTAATGTCTGAGCTTGGAAAAGTGAAAATCACTTCCTTAGAGCTTGAAGGAGAAAAGAGAGTTAAGAAAGCTATTGCAAAAGATGTCAAAACAATTTGGGCATCATCTGAAGAGATTCCTGCACGTTTTGGAGTTTCCATAGACTTGCACGGAAAAGTCGCTTCTTTCAAATGTGAAACAGAACGTGACTTCAAGATTGCTGTTGATGACATTCTCAAGATTGACAAATATGTTGCAAGAGTTCATGTGATAAAAACAGAAGAGAGAAAAACCACTAAAGGCTATGCTAAGGCAAAAGTCATTAAAAGGGTTTATGCAAAACCTGTCAAGTTCAATCATTACGATTATGATTTGACTAAATTCATTGTTCAAGCAAAACCTTTGAATAAACATAAAAGTTAA
- a CDS encoding hydantoinase/oxoprolinase family protein: MKVAGFDIGGANTDLAIVEYENGEIKDIQTVFEYLPMWSQNERLGNVLYDLIEKICPVDEIDAVGISMTAELVDAFETKAQGVLDIATTCEKLFDCPVAYIGTGKVLSLAELIANPIEVAAANWIATSHIVAEIEKDCIFVDTGSTTTDIIPIKDGKECAKGRTDFERSATGELVYTGTLRTNLTSFVDSIPLNGETYRVASELFAITADVYNVLDLIDDEDYVCATCDGAGKSKEESARRISRVVCADLDILSMDDIKEMADYIHKEQVKQIASGLKEVSDREGLDKVIVTGLGKDILCAEAAKLLGLDVKSMGDFYSDDECTVAPAIGTAIMMKNYLD; encoded by the coding sequence GTGAAAGTAGCAGGTTTTGATATCGGTGGTGCAAATACCGATTTGGCAATTGTAGAGTATGAAAATGGTGAAATAAAGGATATTCAAACAGTATTTGAATACTTGCCTATGTGGTCTCAAAATGAAAGATTGGGAAATGTCTTATATGATTTGATTGAAAAGATCTGTCCAGTTGACGAAATAGATGCAGTAGGAATTTCAATGACTGCAGAGTTAGTGGATGCATTCGAGACTAAGGCACAAGGAGTGTTGGATATTGCAACCACATGTGAAAAGCTCTTTGACTGTCCTGTTGCGTATATCGGTACAGGTAAGGTATTGTCACTTGCTGAGCTTATTGCAAACCCTATTGAAGTTGCAGCCGCAAACTGGATTGCCACTTCACATATTGTTGCTGAAATTGAAAAGGATTGCATTTTTGTAGATACTGGAAGCACAACAACAGATATCATCCCAATCAAGGATGGAAAGGAATGTGCAAAGGGTAGAACCGATTTTGAAAGGTCTGCCACTGGTGAGCTTGTTTACACAGGAACCTTAAGAACCAATTTGACAAGCTTTGTAGATTCAATTCCTCTTAATGGGGAAACATATAGGGTTGCTTCTGAACTCTTTGCAATCACCGCAGATGTATATAATGTCCTTGATCTAATTGATGATGAGGATTATGTATGCGCTACCTGTGATGGCGCAGGCAAATCTAAGGAAGAGTCTGCAAGAAGAATTTCAAGAGTCGTTTGTGCAGATTTGGATATATTGTCAATGGATGACATTAAGGAAATGGCAGATTATATTCATAAGGAACAGGTAAAGCAAATAGCTTCAGGCCTTAAGGAAGTCTCAGATAGGGAAGGATTGGATAAGGTTATAGTGACTGGCCTTGGAAAAGACATATTATGTGCTGAAGCTGCTAAACTCTTAGGTCTTGATGTCAAGTCCATGGGTGACTTTTACAGTGATGATGAATGTACTGTAGCTCCGGCTATTGGAACTGCAATCATGATGAAAAATTACTTGGATTAA
- the hacB gene encoding homoaconitase small subunit, which translates to MAEIKGKVWNFGDNIDTDVIIPGRYLRTFNPKDLAEHVLEGERADFTKNVKQGDLILAGENFGCGSSREQAPVAIKAAGVEAIIAKSFARIFYRNAINIGLPVVVADIEADDGDIVSVDLEHGIIVNETKNIEVEFQAFEEFMINILSDGGLVKHYLKEKE; encoded by the coding sequence ATGGCTGAAATTAAAGGAAAGGTTTGGAATTTTGGAGATAACATTGACACGGATGTCATCATTCCTGGAAGATATTTGAGAACATTCAATCCAAAGGATTTGGCAGAACATGTTCTTGAAGGAGAAAGAGCAGATTTTACCAAAAATGTAAAGCAAGGGGACTTGATCCTTGCTGGTGAAAACTTTGGTTGCGGTTCTTCAAGAGAACAGGCTCCAGTAGCTATTAAGGCAGCAGGAGTTGAAGCGATCATTGCAAAATCATTTGCACGTATCTTCTATAGAAATGCAATCAATATTGGTCTTCCAGTTGTTGTTGCAGACATTGAAGCGGATGATGGCGATATTGTATCTGTTGATTTGGAGCATGGAATCATTGTCAATGAAACTAAAAACATTGAAGTTGAATTCCAGGCTTTTGAAGAATTCATGATAAATATATTGTCTGATGGTGGTCTAGTTAAACATTATTTAAAAGAAAAAGAATAA